In Tsukamurella tyrosinosolvens, the genomic window GGCGACTCGTCGGGCGTGGACACTGGAGTCAAGTGGGTCCCTACGGCTCGAGGAGTCAGTCATGGCAGGTAACGACAACCCGTTCGGGTTCGGTCCGGGCGAGTTCGACGACCTCGCGCGCGAGGCCCGGGACATGATCGGCAGGCTCGTCGGCGGTACCGCGGGCCGGGACGCCTTCTCCGGGCTGTTCGACGATGCCGTGCGCCGCCCGAAGCGCCAGCCGGAGACGGCGGGCGAGACCGGCGACGGGGTGTGGGCGATCATCGCCACCGCCGAGGACGGGGGAGCCCGCGTCGAGCAGGTCTACGCGACGGAGATCGACGCGTTGCGCGCCAACCAGCACAACACCGACGTCACCCGGAAGGTGCGGTTCCTGCCCTACGGCATCGCGGTCACTGCTCTGGACGACTGACCGCGTCGGCTTCCGCCTCGGGCTCGGGGACGGGTTCGGGGCGGAGCCACAGCCAGGCCGCGACGATCGCCATGATCGCCGTGCCGGTCGCGGCGATCCACCACGTCGGGGTCACGAGGAACAGGATCACGGCGCACACCGCCATGCTGCCGACCGCCATGTACTTGGCCTTGCGGCTCACGGCGCCGGTGGTCTGCCAGTCCCGGATCATCGGGCCGAAGACCCGGTGCTCCAGCAGCTTGCGGTGGAGGGTGTCCGAACCGCGCGCCGCGCAGTACGCCGCGATGAGGATGAACACCGTGGTCGGCATCAGCGGGACCACCACGCCGACGATGCCGAGGCCGAGCGCGATGTAGGCGAAGGCCCACCACATCCACTTCAGTCGCGATCGCCCGGCCATGTCACCAGTGTAGGGAGCGGACGCGCGGTCAGGCGTCACCGTGCTCGACCAGCCAATCGAGCAGCGCCGAGGTCTCGCGCCAGTGCTTGCGGATCTGCGGCACCAGCTTCGGCGTGTGGATGATCTCCTCGAAGCCGTAGTCGCGCATCGCGCTGAGCGACTTGTGCCGCAGGAGTTCGATCCGCGGATGATCGGCGTCCCAGCCGCGGGGCGCGGTCTTGAGGGTCTCGCCGCCGATCTCCCAGCCCGTGCGGCGCAGCTTCGCGATCACCTTCTCCAGCGCGGGGCCGTACAGGTCGTTGTCGATGGCCTTCCGGAAGGCCGCGAGCCGCGTGGGGCTCGCGTCGTAGAAGCCGGCGCCGACCCGGACCCCGGGCGCGCCGATCTGCAGGTAGTAGCCCGTCGCCGGGCCGACGCCGATGAACGCGCCCTGGTGCGTCTTGTACGGCGTCTTGTCCTTGGAGAAGCGGACGTCCCGGTAGGGCCGGAAGATCTTCGCAGTGCCGAACTCGTCGGCGAGTTCCTCCGTCAGCGCGGCCATCGGCGCGGCGACGGCGGTCTTGTAGACCTCCTTGTGCGCCTCCCAGAAGACCTTCGAATTGTCGGCCTCGAGGTCGTCGTAGAAGTCCAGCGCGGCCTCGGGGAATCCGGTGAAGCTCATGGGGTCGAGGCTACCGCCGGGCCGGATATTCGGTGGCGCCGGACGGTCTCGCCCGCCTATCGTTCGTCGGATGCCCATCGACTTGACCGGCGAGAACCGGGACGTGACGCGCGCCGTGGAGGTGATCCGCGCGCTGCTCGGTGATGCCCACATCACGCCGCGCACCGCGACGTCGTTCGCGGAGGACGCGCTCGGCGTCCTCGAGGCGCACCACACGGTGATCAACATCGCCTCCACGCCCGCGACGGCCACCGCGATCGGCCTCGCCGTCGCGCGGCTCGTCGCGGAGCACGGCGCCGAGTCCGGCCCGTCCAGCCACACGGACCCGCCGTCGTGGCTCTCGATCGACGTGGGCGACGGTGCCGACCGGATCCCCGAGGACGCGGCGTTCGCGTTCGGCGCGGGCACCCTTGCCGAGGTGCCCGTCGTGCTGCGGTGCGAGACGGGCTTCCGCGAGACGCTGAGCGTCGGCGTGGTCACTCGGTCGGGCGACGTGGCGACGGGGGAGGCGGTGCGCGACCGGATCCGCTCCGCGGCGCAGGAACTCAACCCGCTGCGTGGGCGGGCGATCACCGCCTCGCTGCGCGGCGGCCTCACCTTCCGCGCCTTCGAGCTCACGGGCGACCGCGCCGAGGTGGTCGTACCCGAGCAGGTCTGGGCCGAGATCGACCTGTCCGTCCGCGCGGTGACCACGCACGCGGATCAGTTGCGCCGTCTCGGCTTCCGTGCCGCCCGGGGTGTTCTCCTGTGCGGGCCGCCCGGCGTCGGTAAGACCGCCGTGTCGCGGGCGGTCGCCGCCGAGCTGGTGGGCGACTTCACGGTCATCGTCGTCGGTGCCGCCGCGATCGGCGCGGACCTGGCGTCGGTGTACGCGGCCGCGGTCGAGTTCGGGCGGTGCGTCGTGATCCTCGACGACGTGGACCTCGCGGTGCGTCGGCGCGGCGACGGCGACGACTCCGCGCTCGCCTCGCTGCTCGACGCGCTCGACGGCGTCGATCAGTCCGCGGAGGTGCTCACCATCGCGACGACCAACGATCCTCGCTCCCTCGACGGTGCCGCCACCCGCGCGACCCGCTTCGACAGCGTCGTCGAGGTGGGCTACCCGAACCGCGAGGCGCTGATCGGGATCCTGCAGCGGCGGACCGCCGGGCTGGGCCTCACGGACGACGACGTCGCCGTGATCGCCGACTCCCTGCCGTCCGAGACCAGCGGTGCCGACGTGGGCGCGCTCGTGCGGCGCGTCGTCCTCGCCAACGCCGGCACCGACATCGACGCCTTCCTCCTGGAGGTGCGCCGGCGCGGCTGGCTGGCGGCCGTCCCGGTCGGCCAGTACCTGTGACCGTCGCCGACGCGGGCGCCTCCGCGGGTGGGGGACTAGCGTGGTCGGTATGAAACCCGGTGACACCGCGCCCGACTTCGAACTGCCCGATCAGGACGGCACTCCGCGGAAGCTCAGCGACCTGCTGGCCGCCGGCCCTGTCGCGCTGTTCTTCTACCCGGCGGCGTTCACGCCCGGCTGCACCAAGGAGGCGTGCCACTTCCGCGACCTGGCCGCCGAGTTCGCGGCGGCGGGCGTGCAGCGCGTCGGCATCAGCCGCGACGCCGTCGCCAAGCAGCAGGACTGGACCGCCAAGCACGGTCTCGACTACCCGCTGCTCTCGGACGTCCACGGCGCCGTGGCGACGGCGTTCGGCGTGAAGCGCGACGGCCTGCTCAAACTGGCCGGCATGCCCACCAAACGCACCACCTTCGCGATCCGCCCGGACGGCACCGTCGCCGACGTGATCGCCTCCGAGGTGAACATGCAGGTCCACGCCGACCGCGCCCTCGCCGCTCTCCGGGCCTGAGGCGCCGCCGGAACCCCGCGCAGATTTGCTTTCAACCCCGCGAATATTCATGATGACGGATATGGGGCGAAGGTTCGGCAGCGGTGTTCTCGGGCACGATGTCCCGCCGGCGTTCGTCGTCGGGTTCGGGTTCCGCGGTGCGGGGTTCATCGCGCTGGCGGCGTACGGAGGCATGGCGGTGCTCGCACTCGTTGGGAGTGTGGGGATGCAGCAAGCGGGTGAGTCGGCCTCCGCGGTGGCCGTCGTCGGCGCGCTGGGGGTGGCTTCGGCGGGCTACGTCGTGGCGCTGGCGGCTCTCCTGGCCTCGCGCCGCGTCGCGGCAATCCTGTCGCCGAGGGGCATCGCTCTGCCCTGGGTCGCGGATCCGGCACTCCGCGAGTGGGATTGGTCGGAGA contains:
- a CDS encoding DUF2461 domain-containing protein, whose product is MSFTGFPEAALDFYDDLEADNSKVFWEAHKEVYKTAVAAPMAALTEELADEFGTAKIFRPYRDVRFSKDKTPYKTHQGAFIGVGPATGYYLQIGAPGVRVGAGFYDASPTRLAAFRKAIDNDLYGPALEKVIAKLRRTGWEIGGETLKTAPRGWDADHPRIELLRHKSLSAMRDYGFEEIIHTPKLVPQIRKHWRETSALLDWLVEHGDA
- a CDS encoding YbaN family protein; amino-acid sequence: MAGRSRLKWMWWAFAYIALGLGIVGVVVPLMPTTVFILIAAYCAARGSDTLHRKLLEHRVFGPMIRDWQTTGAVSRKAKYMAVGSMAVCAVILFLVTPTWWIAATGTAIMAIVAAWLWLRPEPVPEPEAEADAVSRPEQ
- a CDS encoding peroxiredoxin codes for the protein MKPGDTAPDFELPDQDGTPRKLSDLLAAGPVALFFYPAAFTPGCTKEACHFRDLAAEFAAAGVQRVGISRDAVAKQQDWTAKHGLDYPLLSDVHGAVATAFGVKRDGLLKLAGMPTKRTTFAIRPDGTVADVIASEVNMQVHADRALAALRA
- a CDS encoding AAA family ATPase; its protein translation is MPIDLTGENRDVTRAVEVIRALLGDAHITPRTATSFAEDALGVLEAHHTVINIASTPATATAIGLAVARLVAEHGAESGPSSHTDPPSWLSIDVGDGADRIPEDAAFAFGAGTLAEVPVVLRCETGFRETLSVGVVTRSGDVATGEAVRDRIRSAAQELNPLRGRAITASLRGGLTFRAFELTGDRAEVVVPEQVWAEIDLSVRAVTTHADQLRRLGFRAARGVLLCGPPGVGKTAVSRAVAAELVGDFTVIVVGAAAIGADLASVYAAAVEFGRCVVILDDVDLAVRRRGDGDDSALASLLDALDGVDQSAEVLTIATTNDPRSLDGAATRATRFDSVVEVGYPNREALIGILQRRTAGLGLTDDDVAVIADSLPSETSGADVGALVRRVVLANAGTDIDAFLLEVRRRGWLAAVPVGQYL